The following are encoded together in the Zingiber officinale cultivar Zhangliang chromosome 8A, Zo_v1.1, whole genome shotgun sequence genome:
- the LOC122012748 gene encoding protein PHYLLO, chloroplastic-like, which produces MSELQNALSKSQQEQYDCVIEVESSIVENANFHRIINKFSSEAANKTLNFLLTNMENRLFTHKIHKVEYSLYRIQLCAPLTSSLLNGEMESFFHEGFILRIYLDNNIVGLGEVAPIEIHAEDLLDVEEQLRFLVHKLVGSNISFIPLLRGSFSEWIWRSLAIPASSIFPSVKCGLEMAILNTLAMNEASSFFDVISGYGSSSVEPLLDADGNDGPKQIEICALIDHSGSPKEIADVVYQLVDEGFNTIKLKVARRKNPLEDVEVIRAIRQVVGYKINIRVDANRKWTYEEALQFGSCVKHFHLQFIEEPVNREMDILKFCDESSLPVALDETIDNLKGDLFHGLKKFAHPGIVAIVIKPSVLGGFENAATVAKWAQLHKKIAIVSSAFESSVSLSVYIQFAYYLERQNAAVCKIEGRELNAAIAHGLGTYRWLKEDVTSSGIDICMSSDRYRLVASVEKAENFLKLVQINKANIQKSYSEEQTSAYQTEVDGEFFSCSFKFLKVGQNLNNRTVVFLHGFLGTSEEWIPIIRSISASVHCISIDLPGHGESKLQSLVDKSSKQRLDLSVESVANILLKLISGITSGKVILVGYSMGARIALNMAVKYKEKVIGAVIISGSPGLRNETTKRIRVAQDEAKANFLVEHGLECFLDLWYSGILWRSLRGHPNFSHIKSSRSRHKDIQGLANVLSSLSVGKQLSLWDDLKHLQTPLLFIVGEKDTKFREIAQQMCSEIERGSIADQHRQRKLFDTIVVPDCGHAVHLENPLCVINAVSKFVERWGQK; this is translated from the exons ATGTCTGAACTTCAAAATGCTTTATCCAAATCTCAGCAGGAGCAGTATGATTGCGTGATTGAAGTCGAGAGTAGTATTGTGGAAAATGCCAATTTTCACAG AATAATAAACAAATTTTCTTCTGAAGCTGCAAATAAGACACTGAACTTCTTATTAACAAACATGGAAAATCGCCTCTTTACCCACAAAATCCACAAGGTGGAATACTCATTGTATAG AATCCAACTTTGTGCTCCACTGACTTCAAGTTTATTAAATGGTGAAATGGAGAGTTTCTTCCATGAAGGCTTTATCCTAAGAATATATTTGGACAATAATATTGTAGGATTGGGCGAG GTTGCCCCAATTGAAATCCATGCAGAGGATCTTTTAGATGTCGAGGAGCAGTTAAGGTTCTTGGTGCATAAGTTGGTAGgatcaaacataagttttattCCATTGCTCAGAGGCTCATTTTCTGAATGGATTTGGAGATCCTTAGCAATACCA GCCTCATCCATTTTTCCAAGTGTTAAGTGTGGATTGGAGATGGCTATCCTCAATACCCTGGCAATGAATGAAGCATCCAGTTTCTTTGATGTGATCTCTGGTTATGGGAGCTCCTCAGTTGAACCTCTGTTGGATGCAGATGGTAATGATGGTCCAAAACAGATAGAGATTTGTGCTCTCATTGATCATAGTGGTTCACCAAAAGAGATAGCTGATGTTGTGTACCAATTAGTTGACGAGGGTTTCAACACAATAAAACTGAAG GTAGCACGAAGAAAAAATcctcttgaagatgtagaagtCATCAGAGCCATCAGGCAAGTGGTTGGTTACAAAATCAACATCCGTGTTGATGCAAACCGGAAGTGGACATATGAGGAGGCATTGCAATTTGGATCTTGTGTAAAACATTTCCACTTGCAATTCATTGAG GAACCTGTTAATAGGGAAATGGATATTCTCAAATTTTGCGATGAAAGCAGTTTGCCAGTAGCACTAGATGAGACAATTGACAATCTTAAGGGAGATCTCTTTCATGGACTTAAAAAGTTCGCTCATCCAGGAATTGTTGCTATT GTTATCAAACCGAGTGTTCTTGGAGGATTTGAAAATGCAGCTACAGTAGCAAAGTGGGCTCAGTTGCATAAGAAGATAGCCATTGTCAGTAGCGCATTTGAAAGCAGTGTGAGTTTGTCGGTGTATATACAGTTTGCATATTATCTGGAGAGGCAGAATGCTGCAGTTTGCAAAATAGAGGGAAGGGAATTAAATGCAGCAATAGCCCATGGCCTTGGAACATATCGTTGGCTGAAGGAAGATGTAACTTCCAGTGGCATAGATATTTGCATGTCATCGGATAGGTACAGACTGGTAGCATCTGTCGAGAAAGCTGAGAATTTTTTAAAGCTTGTGCAAATCAATAAAGCAAATATTCAGAAAAGCTACTCCGAAGAACAAACTAGTGCTTATCAAACTGAAGTTGATGGAGAGTTTTTTAGCTGTTCATTCAAGTTTCTGAAAGTTGGTCAAAACCTAAAC AATAGAACGGTTGTCTTTCTTCATGGCTTCTTGGGTACAAGTGAAGAGTGGATCCCAATTATAAGGAGTATATCAGCTAGCGTGCATTGCATTTCCATTGACCTACCTGGCCATGGGGAGTCAAAGTTACAATCACTAGTGGATAAGAGTTCTAAACAAAGATTGGATTTATCTGTTGAATCTGTTGCAAATATATTGCTAAAGTTGATCTCTGGTATCACTAGTGGAAAGGTCATTCTTGTTGGCTATTCAATGGGTGCCAGGATTGCATTAAACATGGCAGTCAAGTACAAAGAAAAG GTCATTGGAGCTGTCATAATCTCGGGAAGCCCAGGATTAAGAAATGAAACAACCAAAAGAATCCGTGTTGCCCAAGATGAAGCAAAGGCAAACTTTCTAGTGGAACATGGTTTGGAGTGCTTTCTGGATTTATGGTACTCTGGCATCCTATGGAGAAG CTTAAGGGGCCATCCTAACTTCAGCCATATTAAGAGCTCTCGCAGCAGGCATAAAGACATACAGGGTCTTGCAAATGTTCTATCGAGCTTAAGCGTTGGGAAGCAATT GTCTTTGTGGGATGACTTAAAACACTTGCAAACGCCACTGCTCTTCATCGTGGGAGAAAAGGATACAAAGTTCCGGGAGATTGCACAGCAGATGTGCAGTGAAATCGAGAGAGGTTCCATAGCTGACCAACACCGGCAACGAAAGCTATTTGACACAATTGTCGTACCAGATTGTGGTCATGCTGTACATCTAGAGAATCCTCTTTGTGTGATCAATGCAGTGAGCAAATTTGTGGAAAGATGGGGGCAGAAATGA
- the LOC122012753 gene encoding uncharacterized protein LOC122012753, which yields MYTWILSTGWWKSRAPVNPDAVIVVGVLCTCLFAGFVYINRLKTGESIIKRSDQSLRLILFIAALYCIWCASQIYWRNPPQPAIGEEADLGVVIFMSLYFFLPHCLCLLSMNQRDHPETADQLPF from the exons ATGTATACTTGGATCCTGAGCACAGGTTGGTGGAAGAGCAGAGCTCCTGTCAATCCAGATGCTGTTATTGTTGTTGGAGTCTTATGCACTTGTTTATTTGCCGGCTTTGTTTACATCAACAG GTTGAAAACTGGGGAATCGATCATCAAGAGGTCAGATCAGTCCTTGCGACTTATATTGTTTATCGCTGCCCTCTACTGTATATGGTGTGCCAGTCAAATATACTGGCGAAATCCTCCGCAACCCGCTATAGGGGAAGAGGCAGATCTTGGAGTCGTCATATTTATGTCTCTCTACTTCTTTCTGCCACATTGCCTTTGCTTGCTGTCGATGAACCAGAGAGATCACCCTGAGACAGCAGATCAATTGCCTTTCTGA
- the LOC122012749 gene encoding uncharacterized protein LOC122012749: MWKIVSSLQENLIKRAKEIEGRSSDSSPLGQYEDEEVEGVKRQRREIAKNPADLFKKRGVSSQTTINGIFKKNLREEACQGIASFFYNNVIPFHVAKSDEFKKMLDLVARHGIGFKPPSYHEIRVKYLKQQVDCTKEVIEQHKAFWKKMGCTIMTDGWTDKRRRTILNFLVNSPMGTIFLKSIDASDISKIADKIFKLMDEIVEEVGEENVVQIVTDNAANYKAAGEMLMGKRKRLYWTPCAAHCIDLMLEDFEKKIPIHKETIARGKKITTYIYSRTALISLLHHFTKEKDLIRPATTRFATSYLTLGCLNDNKGALIRMFTSKEWKSSQFAKTKDGKVIENVVMDKDFWKSIITCLRSAYPLIKVLRLVDSDEKPAMGFIYKEMDRAKEKIQAAFNGIKKSYLPLWEIIDARWDNQLHRPLHAAGYYLNPQFHYSPNFKADFEVKRGIYDCLQRMVESMEEVKKIDAQLEDFKYRKKFFGSAVATCAIETKTPAQWWESYGYEHPELQKFAIRVLSLTCSSSGCERNWSAFEMVHTKRRNRLKAKR, from the exons ATGTGGAAAATTGTATCCTCAttgcaagaaaatttaataaagagGGCAAAGGAGATTGAAGGAAGATCAAGTGATTCAAGTCCTCTTGGCCAATATGAAGATGAGGAGGTGGAGGGTGTAAAAAGACAAAGGCGAGAAATTGCAAAGAATCCTGCTGATCTATTCAAGAAAAGGGGTGTGAGTAGTCAAACTACCATCAATGGCATTTTCAAGAAGAATTTGAGGGAGGAAGCTTGCCAAGGGATTGCCTCTTTTTTCTACAATAATGTTATACCTTTTCATGTGGCAAAAAGTGATGAATTCAAGAAGATGCTAGACTTGGTTGCAAGACATGGTATTGGCTTTAAGCCTCCATCCTACCATGAGATTAGAGTCAAGTATTTGAAACAACAAGTTGATTGTACCAAAGAAGTTATAGAGCAGCACAAAGCATTTTGGAAGAAAATGGGATGCACAATTATGACTGATGGGTGGACAGATAAGAGGAGGAGGACTATATTAAACTTCTTGGTTAATAGTCCTATGGGAACCATTTTTTTGAAGTCAATTGATGCATCTGATATATCTAAAATAGCTGACAAGATTTTCAAGTTGATGGATGAAATTGTTGAAGAAGTTGGTGAAGAGAATGTAGTGCAAATTGTCACAGACAATGCAGCAAACTACAAAGCAGCCGGGGAGATGTTGATGGGGAAGAGAAAGAGGCTATATTGGACGCCTTGTGCAGCTCATTGCATCGATTTAATGTTGgaggattttgaaaaaaagaTACCAATACATAAAGAGACAATTGCACGAGGTAAAAAGATCACAACTTACATCTATTCAAGGACTGCGCTTATTTCTCTATTGCATCATTTTACCAAAGAAAAGGATTTGATTAGACCAGCCACTACCCGTTTTGCCACATCTTACTTGACTTTGGGTTGCTTGAATGACAATAAGGGAGCATTGATTAGAATGTTTACATCCAAAGAATGGAAATCTAGTCAATTTGCAAAGACTAAAGATGGAAAGGTTATTGAAAATGTGGTAATGGATAAGGACTTCTGGAAAAGCATTATTACATGCTTGAGGAGTGCTTATCCTTTGATCAAAGTCCTTCGTTTGGTAGACTCAGATGAGAAGCCTGCCATGGGGTTCATTTATAAGGAAATGGACAGGGCCAAAGAAAAGATACAAGCTGCCTTTAATGGTATTAAGAAAAG TTACTTGCCTCTATGGGAAATTATAGATGCAAGATGGGATAATCAACTACATCGGCCTTTGCATGCTGCAGGCTATTACCTTAACCCTCAATTTCATTACAGTCCTAATTTTAAAGCTGACTTTGAAGTGAAAAGAGGAATATATGATTGTCTACAAAGGATGGTTGAAAGTATGGAAGAAGTAAAGAAGATTGATGCTCAACTGGAAGACTTCAAATATCGAAAGAAATTCTTTGGTAGTGCAGTAGCCACTTGTGCAATTGAAACCAAAACTCCAGCACAATGGTGGGAATCATATGGTTATGAACATCCTGAGTTGCAAAAGTTTGCTATTCGTGTTTTGAGCTTGACATGTAGCTCATCTGGCTGTGAGAGGAATTGGAGTGCATTTGAGATG GTCCACACTAAGAGAAGAAATCGTTTGAAGGCAAAACGATGA
- the LOC122010557 gene encoding uncharacterized protein LOC122010557, translating to MTPKPNSSAKSLKPPTTPSSPKLLRRKSNSLSAKTLPLCRNLPRSASALCIHAPPSSLSYSAFLQLDAQDRSTIYHLWPTLYRSGQNKLRFLIRSAFINATTRSTDSIFFAHPTATSSSPRLEMDLLQKNILKHLVELVALLGLTTTLLCTICTKLCAICKRKHHRDDRSRWSNHVIFVLGNRLRVFLWFMSILILLFREIDELCKMIIR from the exons ATGACACCCAAG CCGAATTCTTCGGCCAAATCCCTAAAGCCACCTACGACTCCCTCTTCGCCCAAACTTCTCCGCCGCAAGTCTAACTCCCTCTCCGCCAAAACCCTTCCTCTCTGTCGAAACCTTCCGCGCTCTGCCTCCGCGCTCTGCATCCATGCTCCACCTTCATCTCTGTCGTACTCCGCCTTCCTTCAACTTGACGCCCAAGATCGGTCCACCATTTACCATCTCTGGCCAACTCTCTACAG ATCTGGACAGAACAAGCTTCGATTTCTGATCAGATCCGCATTCATCAATGCAACTACCCGGTCAACAGATTCGATATTCTTTGCGCATCCAACAGCAACTTCTTCGTCACCAAGATTG GAAATGGATTTGCTACAAAAGAACATTCTGAAGCATTTAGTAGAGCTTGTTGCTCTTCTTGGGTTAACTACGACACTGTTGTGCACCATCTGCACGAAGCTTTGCGCCATATGCAAAAGGAAGCATCACCGCGACGATAGATCCAGATGGTCCAACCATGTAATTTTTGTACTGGGCAATAGACTTAGGGTCTTTCTTTGGTTCATGTCAATATTGATATTGTTATTTAGAGAAATTGATGAGCTTTGTAAAATGATtattagatga
- the LOC122012752 gene encoding ATP-dependent 6-phosphofructokinase 2-like, with protein MDLDSSTTATEFPLPPFTLAPLPHLSDYLPSLPSLPNPIDCIPFYHQSAGFYIASSDVILRHIVFDLSSSAPPSPLIAYHRAGPRRTVRFDPSAVRAAIVTCGGLCPGINTVIRELVVGLWEIYGVRQVFGVPSGYPGFYSADPVPLDPKMVDSWHKMGGTALTTSRGGFDLGKIVDAIERHGFNQVYCIGGDGTMRGAAKLYEEIRRRRLYVSLMGIPKTVDNDIGIIDRSFGFQTAVEMAQHAINAAHVEAESAVNGIGLVKLMGRSAGHIALHATLSSRDVDCCLIPENDFYLEGKGGLLEFLDQRLKKNGHAVLVVAEGAGQDMIPRTEAQKEMDESGNPVFLDVGAWLKTELKGWWEREHPDELFTVKYIDPTYMIRAVPANATDNLYCTLLAHSAIHGVMAGYTGFVSGPINGIYGYIPLEEVAVAKNLVDVKDHKWAWVRSVTNQPDFVIT; from the exons ATGGATCTCGACTCCAGCACCACCGCCACCGAGTTCCCGCTCCCTCCATTCACCCTCGCCCCTCTCCCCCACCTCTCTGACTACCTCCCCTCCCTCCCCTCCCTCCCCAACCCCATCGATTGCATCCCCTTCTACCACCAGTCCGCCGGCTTCTACATCGCCTCCTCCGACGTCATCCTCCGCCACATCGTCTTTGACCTATCCTCCTCCGCTCCCCCTTCCCCTCTCATCGCCTACCACCGCGCCGGACCGCGGCGGACGGTGCGCTTCGACCCGTCCGCCGTCCGCGCCGCCATCGTCACCTGCGGCGGCCTCTGCCCGGGTATCAACACGGTCATCAGAGAGCTGGTGGTGGGTCTGTGGGAGATCTACGGCGTGCGCCAGGTCTTCGGCGTGCCCTCGGGGTACCCCGGGTTTTACTCCGCTGATCCCGTGCCACTCGACCCGAAAATGGTGGACAGCTGGCACAAGATGGGCGGCACCGCCTTAACCACCTCCAGGGGCGGCTTCGATCTGGGGAAGATCGTCGACGCTATCGAAAGGCACGGTTTTAATCAG GTTTATTGCATTGGTGGCGACGGGACGATGAGAGGTGCTGCAAAACTATATGAAGAGATTCGGCGCCGCAGATTGTACGTATCCCTTATGGGGATCCCCAAGACAGTCGACAACGACATCGGCATCATAGACAGATCCttcggtttccaaaccgccgtGGAGATGGCGCAGCACGCGATCAACGCCGCTCACGTGGAGGCGGAGAGCGCCGTGAATGGCATCGGGCTGGTGAAACTCATGGGCAGAAGCGCTGGCCACATCGCTCTTCACGCCACGCTCAGCAGCCGCGATGTCGACTGCTGTCTCATCCCCGAGAACGACTTCTACTTGGAAGGAAAAGGGGGGCTGCTCGAGTTCCTCGACCAGAGGCTGAAGAAGAACGGGCATGCGGTGCTCGTGGTGGCGGAAGGCGCAGGGCAGGACATGATACCGAGAACAGAGGCTCAGAAGGAGATGGATGAGTCTGGGAATCCAGTCTTTTTAGACGTGGGTGCGTGGCTGAAGACCGAGCTGAAGGGGTGGTGGGAAAGGGAGCATCCTGACGAGCTGTTCACGGTGAAGTACATAGATCCAACCTACATGATAAGAGCAGTCCCAGCAAATGCCACAGACAACTTGTATTGCACCTTGTTGGCTCATTCAGCCATCCATGGAGTGATGGCTGGGTACACGGGGTTCGTGTCAGGGCCGATCAATGGCATCTATGGCTACATACCTCTGGAAGAGGTGGCGGTGGCCAAGAACTTGGTGGACGTAAAGGATCACAAATGGGCGTGGGTTCGGTCGGTGACTAATCAACCGGATTTTGTGATCACATAA